Below is a window of Coregonus clupeaformis isolate EN_2021a chromosome 15, ASM2061545v1, whole genome shotgun sequence DNA.
AATCCATCCCTTTCCTTCTACAGATGTCCGTCTCACTGGTCTTGTCTGTGGTGACTCTTTAAAGaccctattcctcctcctcctcctcttcctccaccaccaTGTCCCAGCTGCTCCACGTGGAGATCCCCAACTTCGGCAGCACCGTGCTGGGCTCCCTCAACGAGCAGCGCCTGCTGGGCCAGTATTGTGATGTCTCCATCCTGGTTAAAGGCCAAGCCTTTAAGGCCCACCGGGCTGTACTAGCCGCCAGTAGCCTCTACTTCCGAGACCTGTTCAGCGGCTCATCCAAGAGCCAGTTCGAGCTGCCCTCATCGGTGACTCCCGCCTGCTTCCAGCTTATATTATCCTTCTGCTACACGGGCAAGCTGACTATGGCAGCCAGCGAGCAGCTGGTGGTGATGTACACCGCCGGGTATCTTCAGATCCAGCATATTGTGGAGCGGGGCATGGACCTGAtgttcaaggccaactcgcccCACTGCGACTCCCAAACGGCCGCCATGGAGGAGCAGCAACCGGGCTCAGAGCCCCAGAGCCCCAGCAACAACACCCTGGCTGGGGCAGGGACCGCCATCCTGGGGCCGCAGGGCTGGTCCCCCTCCCTGGTGCTTCCCACACGGAGGATCAAACTGGAGGGGTGCGATCCTACCCCACTGGGGTTGCCCAGCCTGAGTCATCATAAGAGAGGGTCCTCTTCATCTGAGCTGGGGGGGCGGCTCTCCAGGGGGAGCTCATTGTTCTACACAGGGGCGGGGGGGACCACCATCTTCCCGGGGATGCAGCCCTACCCAGTGGCCGGGGGAGAGAGGTCCAGTCCTGGGGCCTCCAGCCTGCCCACCACAGACAGCCCCACCTCCTACCAGAACGAGGATGAGGAGTTTGAGGAAGAGCCGTACGATGGGATCACGGAAGAGGCCTACAGTCAGATCTATGGGCGCTCAGCCAACCCATACGGAAGTAAGTATCAACTGTTGCTTGATAATGCAGTTGTCTGTTACTGTATATCCTGTACCTGGTATTTACCTTAGAACTACATGCTAACAATTGTAGTTTTCTAGGAAATACTTTCCAGGACTGCATCACATAAAGTGCTGCCCAATTCTCTGATGACCTCTTAGCATGAGAATATCCTTTGATGTCAAAGTAAAGGCTCACTTTCAATATCTCACTTCATGAGACAAATTAAGCAATATTCCTttcattttaaaatgtaaaaatggaagAATATGCTGCATATTATACAGACAAAAACAGCCATGTAGAAAAATGCTTTTAGGGTGCAATATTTAAGAAGCGCATTACTGATGTTGCATGTGAGCTGAATGGATCAGGTTAGTACTCTAGTATCAGGTAACACATTTGATAGCCACGCATGCCAGTCTTGTAGGCTGTCCTATACATTGTTCTCATCATGAATGGATGTGTCATAAATAATGTCACATGtggcttcataaaatgggtttcatATAATGCATCTCATAACATGTCATAAATAATATACATAATTTAGGTCTACTGCACGTTAGCATTGCATCATGTCATGCTTATAGTACATGGGACTTTATATAGGCATATGGAAAAGCTGTATGAAGTTATACATTTTACTGTACATCGTGACCAACAACAGCTCCTTTATTACAGCTGCTCTGTAGTGCCTTCATCACGActctaatgcacacacacacttcactgtGCCTACTGCAGTGCTTTATATTTTTTGCTGCTCAAGGCATTGCTATTGGACAGGTTTGTCAAAGTCTAGAGTTACAGCATTCTATCTGCAATCAGTCAGAACACTCCAGGGTGACATTGTGGGATATTTGAGAATggaaggtatgtgtgtgtgtgtgtgtgtttttttactatccttgtggggaccagaagtcctcacaaggatagtaaaacaagtaaAACTCAGACAAGTGGGGATATTTCGCTGGTCCCCACAGGGAAAATTTCTATTTTAGGTTTATGGTTTgagttacaattagggttagggttagaattagggttaggtttggggtgaaggttagggttaaggttaagttaaaggttatggttaggtttaggggttagggaaaatgtaattttgaatgggaatcaattgtttggtccctaCAAGGCTCGAtaaaaaacaaacgtgtgtgtgtgtgtgtgtgtgtgtgtgtgtgtgtgtgtgtggagagagcgCATCTGGTGTGTGTGGACGTGTCTGGTGTGAgcgtgtgtatgtacagtatctcaGAGGTTAATGGGAAGGTTTTGGGAGGGAAATGAATCCACAGTTTGAAACCAGTAACTCTCTCCCCTGTGTCTCTCAAGATGATGATACAGCACATTGTTTATCTGGAACTTAGGTGTGATAGGCCTTGAATCATTTATTAAACACCCTCACGACTAaaaagtagtgtgtgtgtgtgtgcctctctctctctctttgtctttctgtctctctgtatttCACGCAGGGCgaacgcctctctctctctatagaaaGGGTTTATAGTTCTATCCATAAATTGAataaaatcaaatacaattttaaatgccacatgcgccgaatacaacaggtgtagaccttacagtgaaatgcctacttacaagcccttaaccaataatgcagttttaagaaaataaaaaaaagtgttaagtaaaaaattgataagtaaaaaataaaaatagcaaataataaagagcagcagtaaaataaaataacagtagggaggctatatacagggggtaccggtacagagtcaatgtgcgggggcacctgttagttgaggtaattgaggtaatatgtacatgtgggtagagttaaagtgactatgcatagataataaacaaagtagcagcagcgtaaatgagggggtggggtggggtggggtggggaggcaatgcaaatagtccgggtagccatttaattagctgttcaggaatcttatggcttgggggtagaagctgttaagaagccttttggacctagacttggcgctccggtaccgcttgccgtgcagtagcagagacaacagtctatgactagggtggctggagtctttgacaatttttaggaccttcctctgacaccgcctggtatagaggtcctggatggcaggaagcttggccccagtgatgtactgggccgtacacactaccctctgtagtgccttgtggtcggaggccgagcagttgccataccaggcagtgatgcaaccagtcaggatgctctcgatggtgcagctgtagagctttttgaggatctgaggacccatgccaaatcttttcagtctcctgagggggaataggctttgttgtgccctcttcacgactgtcttggtgtgtttggaccatgatagtttgttggtgatgtggacaccaaggaacttgaagctctcaacttgttccactacagccctgtcgatgagaatggggtcgtgctcagtcctctttttttttctgtagtccacaatcgtctcctttgtcttgattacgttgagggagaggttgttatcctggcaccacacggccagatctctgacctcctccctataggctgtctcatcgttgtctgtgatcaggcctaccactgttgtgatgtcggcaaacttaatgatggtgttggagtcgtgcctggccatgcagtcatgggtgaacagggagtacaggaggggactgagcacgcacccctgaggggcccctgtgttgaggatcagcgtggcagatgtgttgttacctatccttaccacctgggggcggcccgtcaggatgtccaggatccagttgcagggggaggtgtttagtcccagggtccttagcttagtgatgagctttgtgggcactatggtgttgaacgatgaactgtagtcaatgaatagcattctcacttgggtgttcctcttgtccaggtgggaaagggcagtgtggagtgcaatagagattgcataatctgtggatctgttggggcggtatgcaaattggagtgggtccagggtttctggggtaatggtgttgatgtgagccatgaccagcctttcaaagcacttcatggctacagacgtgagtgctacgggtcggtagtcatttaggcaggttatcttagtgtttttggccacagggactatggtggtctgcttgaaacatgttggtattacagactcagtcagggacatgttgaaaatgtcagtgaagacacttgccagttggtcagcgcatgctcagagtacacgtcctggtaatccgtctggccctgtggccttgtgaatcttgacctgcttaaaagtcttactcacatcggctacggagagcgtgatcacatagtcatccggaacagctgatgctctcatgcatgcttcagtgttgcttgcctcgaagcgagcatagaagttatttagctcatctggtaggcttgtgtcactgggcagttcgcggctgtgcttccatttgtagtctgtaatagttttcaagcccttccacatccgacgagtgtcggagccggtgtagtacgattcaatcttagtcctgtattgactctttgcctgtttgatggttcgtcggagggcatagcgggatttcttataagcgtccgggttagagtcccgctccttgaaagcggcagctctaccctttagctcagtgcggatgtttcctgtaatccatggcttctggttggggtatgtacgtacggtcactgtggggacgacgtcatcgatgcacttattgatgaagccagtgactgatgtggtgtactcctcaatgctatcggaagaatcccggaacatattccagtctgtgctagcaaaacagtcctgtagcttagcatctgcgtcatctgaccacttccttattaaccgagtcactggtgcttcctgctttagtttttgcttataagcaggaatcaggaggatagagttatggtcagatttgccaaatggagggcgagggagatctttgtacgcatctctgtgtgtggagtaaagatggtctagagttgtttttcctctggttgcacatttaacatagaaacggatttaagtttccctgcattaaagtccccagccactaggagcgctgcctctggatgagcgttttcctgtttacttatggccttatacagctcattgagtgctaaatagacagctacaaaaaatatagatgaaaactctcttggtaaatattgtggtctacagcttatcatgagatactctacctcaggcgagcaaaacctcgagacttccttagtattagattttatgcaccagctgttgtttacaaatatacacagacggccaccccttgtcttaccggagtcaactgttctatcctgccgatgtagcgtatatcccgcaagctgtatgttatccatgtcgtcgtgaATTCCTCCACTACAGAGTtaaccttccccctctcctcacctgtcCCTCTCCAGTCCAGGACAAGCCAGAGATGGCAGCCATGCCCCTGTCCCTGGAGAACCGCTCCTGTGTGCTGATCCGTAGGGACCTGGTGGCCCTACCCGCCAGCCTCATCAGCCAGATCGGATACCGCTGCCACCCCAAGCTCTACACCGAAGGAGACCCGGGGGAGAAACTGGAGCTGGTGGGAGGTAGGCtgcaggagagtagagagagagggagattgatGAATACTGGTTAAATGAGCAAGGTTGATGTAGCAAGGTTGAGAGCTCTGTTGGTCTTTGGTAAAAGGGTTGAGGTAAAAGCAAAAGGAAAGGGAAAGGTAGAGATTAGATCAAATGCTGTATGAAATATTCAAGTTCAAGTTGATTTGCCATTTGTTATAAATACTTTGGAAATCTTATTTATAAGAGGTGTCACGTAAAATAAGTGATAAGTGATGGGAATAAAGGGATACAAAATAAGTGATGGGGTGAAATAGCACTGTCAGGGTGATAGAGTACTTTTACAGCATAAATGTTTCATGAAAGAAATGAGAGGCTGGCAGAGTTGGGTTGTAAAGTAGCGATAGAAACACATAGGGTAATGGAGTGGTGATGGGGAAACCTATTTCACTCAGGGAGCTCTCTATCATACCACTCAAGGTACATCTGTGTTCATGACACGGGGCCAGCTGATGAACTGTCACCTGTGTGCTGGCATCAAACACAAAGTCCTACTGCGTCGCCTGCTAGCCACGTTCTTCGACAGGTAAGTCAAAGCTAATCTAAAGGTATTGATTAATAATTACATTATTTACATGTTTTAGGTGTGGCTCAGATTCAGAAGCTGTTAACCTTATCAGTATAGCTCAgttggtgtagctcagttggt
It encodes the following:
- the LOC121582480 gene encoding nucleus accumbens-associated protein 2, yielding MSQLLHVEIPNFGSTVLGSLNEQRLLGQYCDVSILVKGQAFKAHRAVLAASSLYFRDLFSGSSKSQFELPSSVTPACFQLILSFCYTGKLTMAASEQLVVMYTAGYLQIQHIVERGMDLMFKANSPHCDSQTAAMEEQQPGSEPQSPSNNTLAGAGTAILGPQGWSPSLVLPTRRIKLEGCDPTPLGLPSLSHHKRGSSSSELGGRLSRGSSLFYTGAGGTTIFPGMQPYPVAGGERSSPGASSLPTTDSPTSYQNEDEEFEEEPYDGITEEAYSQIYGRSANPYGIQDKPEMAAMPLSLENRSCVLIRRDLVALPASLISQIGYRCHPKLYTEGDPGEKLELVGGTSVFMTRGQLMNCHLCAGIKHKVLLRRLLATFFDRNTLANSCGTGIRSSTSDPSRKPLDSRVLNAVKLYCQNFAPNFKESEMNVIAADMCTNARRVRKRWLPKIKSMLPDGMEVYRAGVGVAAGVGLGLALGAAGPGVVLPFETDFKSLTPSSLSLDQRLYPERKDPLRTHSLLDVGSPGSGVAGGEDVDAEIVGPQAGGDEQEEEEEEAGLEGVEGTMMPGGEAGERVDMAPGQEGEEF